In Juglans microcarpa x Juglans regia isolate MS1-56 chromosome 8D, Jm3101_v1.0, whole genome shotgun sequence, the following are encoded in one genomic region:
- the LOC121242448 gene encoding 1-acyl-sn-glycerol-3-phosphate acyltransferase LPAT1, chloroplastic-like translates to MKKRKWNLAAQSSYLCLPRKHVVASWHYFEQKEELNRPYSGNILHNRNRLSVCGVVRSQLTGTGNSDAGYPLSDLKLGSKVRGICFYAVTAFHAIFLFVLMLLAHPFVLLFDRHRRRFHHFIAKTWATLTVAPFVKIKYEGLENLPPPDIPAVYVSNHQSFLDIYTLLTIGGSFKFISKTSIFLYPIIGWAMFLMGAIPLKRMDSRSQLECLKRCMNLTVKGASVFFFPEGTRSKDGKLGAFKKGAFSVAAKTKVPVVPITLKGTGKIMPPGMESILNLGCVKVVIHKPIEGSDPEVLCNEARKTISDELNRQ, encoded by the exons CTGCTCAAAGTAGCTATTTATGCCTTCCAAGGAAGCATGTTGTTGCGTCGTGGCACTATTTTGAGCAAAAAGAGGAGTTAAATAGACCTTATTCTGGGAATATATTGCATAATAGAAATAGATTGTCTGTATGCGGGGTTGTAAGATCTCAACTCACTGGAACTGGAAACTCTGATGCTGGGTACCCATTGTCAG ACCTTAAGTTGGGCTCAAAAGTTAGAGGAATATGCTTTTATGCTGTCACTGCTTTCCACGCCATCTTTCTGTTTGTGCTGATGCTGTTGGCTCATCCATTTGTTCTCTTGTTTGACCGGCACCGAAgaagatttcatcatttcattgcCAAAACTTGGGCCACTTTAACTGTTGCTCCATTTGTCAAAATCAAGTATGAGGGATTGGAGAATCTGCCACCTCCTGATATTCCTGCAGTATATGTTTCCAACCACCAGAGCTTCCTCGACATCTATACTCTTCTCACTATTGGAGGAAGCTTTAAGTTCATCAGCAAGACTTCAATATTCCTCTATCCAATTATTGGGTGGGCCATGTTTCTGATGGGTGCTATCCCTCTGAAGCGCATGGACAGTAGAAGCCAGTTG GAGTGTCTTAAGCGATGCATGAATCTTACAGTGAAAGGGGCCTCTGTGTTTTTCTTCCCCGAGGGAACACGGAGTAAAGATGGCAAACTAGGTGCTTTCAAG AAAGGTGCGTTCAGTGTTGCAGCTAAAACCAAGGTGCCAGTTGTACCTATTACACTTAAGGGAACTGGGAAAATCATGCCTCCAGGAATGGAAAGTATCTTGAATTTAGGTTGTGTTAAAGTTGTTATTCATAAACCTATAGAAGGAAGTGATCCAGAAGTACTATGCAATGAGGCTAGAAAAACAATTTCAGATGAGCTTAATCGCCAATGA